The Oncorhynchus tshawytscha isolate Ot180627B linkage group LG32, Otsh_v2.0, whole genome shotgun sequence genome includes a region encoding these proteins:
- the LOC112230259 gene encoding STE20-like serine/threonine-protein kinase isoform X2 codes for MASFFNFRKIFKLGAEKKKKQYEHVHRDENPEEIWEIIGELGDGAFGKVYKAQNKQTGILAAAKVIDTKTEEELEDYMVEIDILASCDHHNIVKLLDAFYYDGKLWILIEFCAGGAVDAVMLELERPLTEPQIRVVCKQTLQALLYLHDNKVIHRDLKAGNILLSLNGDVKLADFGVSAKNTKTLQRRDSFIGTPYWMAPEVVMCETFKDRPYDYKADIWSLGVTLIEMAQIEPPNHEMNPMRVLLKIAKADPPTLMQPSRWSPEFSDFLRKCLDKNVDNRWNVAQLLQHPFLSTVTDSRPLRELIAEAKAEVYEEIEDHKEEEEEEDGETQRGHKRAPSDASVASTEDEKLPQSPSASILESLPEKAEPVIPTPRIVEKVPEPSVAKPEENLVVDTGSVEEPAVPAEVEKMDETLGVPMNGEATEASEKPVEVTEEEEKVPEITEVSPTEASEKPVEVTEEEEKVPEITEVSPTEAREKPVEVTEEEEEKVPEITEVSPTEASEISSSDPAEKPAEPQPEGTVSNAEVTIGDKEMEQLAISNQDEKEVDTAEVQTNEITAEGSEAKEEPTEGKMEVEEEPANEEPSREAKVTVTTPEETKVDDKLTPAFSAVWKKEEGEKERVEYKPTAETGTPVKSKDEKERDSDSGSSSAADNGSIDMNLSISSFLTKTKEPGPLSIQDTKRQKKTLKKTRRFVVDGVEVSVTTSKIITDNDTKNEEMRFLRRQELRELRLLQKEEQRAQQQLSNKLQQQKEQICRRFEQETTSKKRHYDQEVENLERQQKQTIERLEQEHTNRLRDEAKRIKAEQDKELSKFQNMLKNRKKEFKQEMRLTPRHRRNAIVKRGKKDIITTPREEEQEFLQKQQQELDCALKKIIQQHKHELATIERDCLNHKQQLLRAREAAMWELEERHLQEKHQLFKQQLKDQYFMQRHQLLKRHEKEMEQMQRYNQRLIEEMKNRQTQERARLPKIQRSEAKTRMAMFKKSLRITGGPITPEQEREKVKQFAAQEEKRQKNERLHQHQKHENQMRDLQLQCDANIRELQQLQNEKCHILIEHETQKLKELDEEHSQELKEWREKLRPRKKALEEEFARKLQEQEIFFKMSGESECLNPSAQSRISKFYPIPSVHSTGF; via the exons ATCCTGATAGAGTTCTGTGCAGGTGGAGCGGTGGATGCCGTCATGCTGG AGCTAGAGAGGCCCCTGACAGAGCCCCAGATCCGGGTGGTGTGTAAGCAGACCCTCCAggccctcctctacctccacgaCAACAAGGTGATCCACAGAGATCTGAAGGCTGGGAACATCCTGCTCTCCCTGAACGGAGACGTCAAACTGG CTGACTTTGGTGTGTCGGCCAAAAATACCAAAACACTACAGAGAAGAGACTCTTTCATCGGGACGCCATACTG GATGGCCCCGGAGGTGGTGATGTGTGAGACGTTTAAGGACCGTCCGTACGACTACAAGGCTGACATCTGGTCCCTGGGGGTGACTCTGATCGAGATGGCCCAGATTGAGCCTCCCAACCACGAGATGAACCCAATGAGAGTCCTGCTGAAAATAGCCAAGGCCGATCCTCCTACCCTGATGCAGCCGTCGCGCTG GTCTCCCGAGTTCAGTGATTTCCTAAGAAAGTGTCTCGATAAGAATGTGGACAACAGATGGAATGTGGCACAACTTCTACAG CATCCATTTTTGAGTACTGTGACAGACAGCAGACCGTTGAGGGAGCTGATCGCTGAAGCAAAGGCTGAGGTGTACGAGGAGATTGAGGATCacaaggaggaagaagaggaggaggatggcgaGACACAACGG GGTCACAAACGTGCGCCGTCCGATGCCAGTGTTGCCAGCACGGAGGACGAGAaactccctcagtctccctcagcCTCCATCCTGGAGTCTTTACCGGAGAAGGCTGAACCGGTTATCCCGACACCACGGATTGTTGAAAAGGTCCCTGAACCAAGTGTCGCCAAGCCAGAGGAGAACCTGGTTGTGGACACGGGCTCCGTCGAGGAGCCTGCTGTCCCTGCAGAAGTGGAGAAAATGGATGAGACCCTTGGTGTTCCAATGAATGGAGAGGCAACAGAAGCCAGTGAGAAACCAGTAGAGGTGacggaagaggaggagaaggttcCAGAAATAACAGAGGTTTCCCCAACAGAAGCCAGTGAGAAACCAGTAGAGGTGacggaagaggaggagaaggttcCAGAAATAACAGAGGTTTCCCCAACAGAAGCCAGAGAGAAACCAGTAGAGGTgacggaagaggaggaggagaaggttcCAGAAATAACAGAGGTTTCCCCAACAGAAGCCAGTGAGATATCTTCTTCAGACCCAGCTGAGAAACCAGCAGAGCCCCAACCAGAAGGAACCGTTTCCAATGCTGAAGTCACCATAGGGGACAAGGAGATGGAGCAACTGGCCATATCCAATCAAGATGAAAAGGAAGTGGACACAGCTGAGGTCCAGACGAATGAGATCACTGCAGAAGGGTCAGAGGCCAAGGAAGAGCCAACAGAAGGCAAGATGGAAGTTGAGGAAGAACCAGCCAACGAGGAGCCTAGCAGGGAAGCAAAGGTTACCGTGACAACCCCAGAGGAGACTAAGGTGGACGACAAACTCACACCTGCATTTTCAGCGGTCTGGaaaaaggaggaaggagagaaagagagagtggagtatAAGCCAACTGCGGAGACAGGGACTCCAGTGAAGTCtaaggatgagaaggagagggattcGGACTCTGGGAGTAGTTCTGCTGCAGATAACGGCAGCATAGACATGAACCTGTCCATCTCCAGCTTCCTGACCAAAACCAAGGAGCCAGGACCCCTCTCCATACAG GACACCAAGCGCCAGAAGAAGACACTGAAGAAGACCCGTAGGTTCGTGGTGGATGGAGTCGAGGTTAGCGTGACGACGTCGAAGATCATCACCGACAATGACACCAAGAACGAGGAGATGAGGTTCCTCAG gcgTCAGGAGCTGAGGGAGctgcgtctcctgcagaaagaggaacagagggcCCAGCAGCAGCTCAGCAATAAACTGCAGCAGCAGAAAGAGCAGATCTGCCGCCGTTTCGAACAGGAGACGACC AGTAAGAAGCGCCACTACGACCAGGAagtggagaacctggagaggcagCAGAAGCAGACCATCGAGAGGCTGGAGCAGGAGCACACCAACCGGCTGAGGGACGAGGCCAAGCGCATCAAGGCCGAGCAGGACAAGGAGCTGTCCAAGTTCCAGAACATGCTCAAGAACCGCAAGAAAGAG TTCAAACAGGAAATGCGACTCACGCCCAGGCACAGGAGAAACGCTATCGTGAAACGGGGGAAAAAGGACATAATCACAACTCCACGTGAAGAG gaGCAGGAGTTCCTGCAGAAACAGCAGCAGGAGCTGGACTGTGCCCTGAAGAAGATCATCCAGCAACACAAACACGAGCTGGCCACCATCGAGAGAGACTGTCTCAACCACAAACAACAGCTCCTCAGAG CACGGGAAGCAGCAATGTGGGAGCTGGAAGAGCGTCACCTACAGGAGAAACACCAGTTGTTTAAACAACAGCTGAAAGACCAGTACTTCATGCAGAGACACCAGCTGCTCAAGAGACACGAGAAG gagatgGAGCAGATGCAGCGCTACAACCAGCGTCTGATTGAGGAGATGAAGAACAGGCAGACACAGGAGAGGGCCCGCTTACCCAAGATCCAGCGCAGCGAGGCCAAGACACGCATGGCCATGTTCAAGAAGAGCCTCCGAATCACTGGAGGTCCCATCACACCcgagcaggagagggagaaggtcaAACAG tttgcagcccaggaggagaagaggcagaAGAATGAGAGGCTCCACCAGCACCAGAAACATGAGAACCAGATGAGAGACCTGCAACTGCAGTGTGACGCCAACATCCGGGAGCTGCAGCAGTTACAG AACGAGAAGTGCCACATCCTGATAGAGCACGAGACCCAGAAGCTGAAGGAGTTGGATGAGGAGCACAGCCAGGAGctgaaggagtggagggagaaacTACGACCCAGGAAGAAG GCTCTGGAGGAAGAGTTTGCCAGGAAGCTTCAGGAGCAGGAGATCTTCTTTAAGATGAGTGGAGAGTCAGAGTGCCTTaacccctcagcccagagccgcaTCTCCAAGTTCTACCCCATTCCCAGTGTCCACTCCACTGGCTTCTAG